The proteins below come from a single Larimichthys crocea isolate SSNF chromosome XIV, L_crocea_2.0, whole genome shotgun sequence genomic window:
- the LOC104937124 gene encoding uncharacterized protein LOC104937124, which translates to MLLCLLLVPLFTAYGALLYANPGHNVTLPCFFGSTNVKYLSWYKQAAGETPQIISTFYKHSRKSNIFENPFKDDKRFSFHPGDYHLNISNVRDSDSAMYYCGHTEITSTKFYNGTFLVLKDSCRRSFLKQPTSDSVKTGGSVTLNCTVHTGTSDGQLSVYWFKKDSTNSHLGIMYIHRNSSNQCVKSSEAESPAQSCVYSLSKRNVSLTDAGTYYCALASCGEILFGRGTALDVKEKHDDTLSALTLCVVAALLVSIILNIILIGMLCKISRGKHLHSGGLQPQTSVRENTADSQLSVSREQQSTCSRYHTLDKHEVFYRIYGYHNCDRQIAMIGKISRSRRTQHRETAKESHDACQ; encoded by the exons ATGTTGTTGTGTCTGCTCTTGGTTCCTCTCTTTACAGCCT ACGGTGCTCTGCTCTACGCCAACCCTGGCCACAATGTGACTTTACCGTGTTTCTTTGGCAGCACCAACGTCAAATATCTGTCTTGGTACAAGCAGGCTGCAGGGGAGACTCCTCAAATAATATCCACCTTTTACAAGCATTCACGCAAGAGCAACATCTTTGAAAACCCGTTTAAAGACGACAAAaggttttcatttcatcctGGAGACTACCATCTGAACATTTCTAATGTCCGGGACTCCGATTCAGCCATGTACTACTGTGGTCACACCGAAATTACATCCACTAAATTTTATAATGGAacttttttggttttaaaag ATTCTTGTCGTAGATCTTTCCTCAAGCAGCCGACGAGCGATTCTGTGAAGACAGGAGGTTCTGTAACTCTGAACTGCACGGTGCACACTGGAACCAGTGATGGACAACTCAGTGTTTACTGGTTTAAAAAGGATTCAACAAACTCACACTTGGGAATCATGTATAtccacagaaacagcagcaacCAGTGTGTGAAGAGCTCCGAGGCCGAGTCTCCTGCACAGAGCTGTGTGTACAGTTTGTCCAAGAGGAACGTGAGCCTGACCGACGCCGGGACGTACTACTGTGCTCTGGCTTCATGCGGAGAGATTCTGTTTGGGAGAGGAACGGCACTGGATGTTAAAG AGAAACATGATGACACTTTGTCTGCCTTGACGCTTTGCGTGGTTGCGGCTCTGCTCGTGTCCATTATCCTGAACATCATCCTCATCGGCATGCTCTGCAAAATCTCCAGGGGAAAACATCTTCATTCTGGAG GGCTGCAGCCCCAGACAAGCGTCAGAGAAAACACCGCTGACAGTCAG CTCTCGGTCAGTAGGGAGCAGCAGTCCACCTGCAGTAGATACCACACGCTCGACAAACATGAGGTTTTCTACAGAATCTACGGATACCACAACTGTGACCGCCAGATCGCTATGATCGGAAAGATAAGTCGTTCAAGGCGAACGCAGCACAGAGAAACTGCTaaagag AGCCACGATGCCTGTCAGTGA
- the LOC104937123 gene encoding prostaglandin D2 receptor 2 has protein sequence MVHCPVKGNISFIPSNQTAVKFSSLNLFTISLHGIFSSIGIIENLLILGVVGFHVRRSVISIWILNLAASDLLATSSLPFFTLYMARGNTWTLGTTFCRIHSSIFFLNMFVSGFLLAAISLDRCLVVLRPVWAQNYRNVSLVGRICGVIWALAVLCTIPFYIFRDTIHLPNGKILCYYNYARLLPNEPYDLGSLCKQRKEALAFMKLFLAFVIPLLIIILSYVAVNAGLARRGCRRPFRFVRLVVAVVVSFVLCWAPYHVFIIIEVMSSHGHPAQKFAGKVLPISATIGFLNSVLNPVLYVFSCPDLCKKIRHSLGAVMESVLAEDLAELARRRSTMRSSLSNTEVVLKPRNSIIALCMKTEEEEKQEQNEHNANLPQENDNQMEIL, from the coding sequence atggtgcACTGTCCAGTCAAGGGAAATATCAGCTTCATCCCATCAAACCAAACAGCAGTCAAGTTTAgctctttgaatctttttaccATTTCCCTCCATGGCATTTTCTCCTCCATCGGCATCATAGAAAACCTCCTCATCCTCGGAGTAGTGGGCTTTCATGTCCGCCGCTCTGTCATCAGCATCTGGATCCTGAACCTCGCAGCCTCTGACCTGCTGGCCACCTCCTCCCTGCCCTTTTTCACCCTCTACATGGCCCGCGGTAACACGTGGACATTGGGCACAACCTTTTGCCGCATCCATTCCTCCATCTTTTTTCTCAACATGTTTGTCAGTGGCTTCCTGCTGGCTGCCATTTCTCTCGACCGCTGCCTGGTGGTGCTGAGACCTGTCTGGGCCCAGAACTACAGGAACGTCAGTCTAGTGGGGAGGATATGTGGGGTGATTTGGGCCTTGGCTGTGTTGTGCACCATCCCCTTCTACATATTCCGCGACACCATCCACCTACCTAATGGCAAGATCTTGTGTTACTACAATTATGCTCGACTCCTCCCTAATGAGCCTTACGACCTGGGATCTTTATGTAAGCAGCGCAAGGAGGCCTTGGCCTTCATGAAGCTCTTTCTGGCCTTCGTGATCCCTCTCCTGATCATCATCCTCAGCTACGTTGCTGTGAATGCTGGCTTGGCACGCAGAGGCTGCAGACGCCCTTTCCGCTTTGTTCGGCTTGTAGTGGCTGTGGTGGTGAGCTTTGTACTCTGCTGGGCCCCGTACCACGTATTCATCATCATCGAGGTGATGTCCTCCCATGGGCATCCTGCACAGAAATTTGCAGGAAAGGTCCTCCCAATCTCAGCTACCATTGGCTTCCTTAACAGTGTCCTTAACCCGGTTCTGTATGTGTTCAGCTGCCCCGACCTGTGCAAGAAGATCAGACATTCTCTGGGTGCGGTGATGGAGAGTGTTCTCGCTGAGGATCTGGCAGAGTTGGCCCGACGCCGCAGCACCATGCGCAGCTCTTTGAGCAACACAGAGGTGGTGTTGAAACCGAGGAATTCTATTATAGCCTTGTGtatgaaaacagaggaagaggagaaacaagAGCAGAATGAACATAATGCTAACCTTCCTCAAGAGAACGACAACCAAATGGAAATTCTCTAA
- the si:dkey-165a24.9 gene encoding G-protein coupled receptor 4: MSNDSCNLPLDTDTFSLTCIYGLIFSLGLPSNLLSLWGLYHLGRSGSGGCQLVYILNLLLSDLLQLLTLPLWILYLQGAHRWPYGQLTCELVGYVFYVNVYASVMFLCLIALDRFLAIVYPLSSRRVRTVRVAAVAGVVVWTLTFLFCLSGLLPSVFDSDRLLCLEKYPVSPAYAYFKITTVALGFLLPCAILGYTSAHIGVTLRRSPSLSDHERHKIVGILVVITVNFIVVFGPYHLVCGYRFVSLLLTNEPCGLERSIFFIYRLCYGLTSLNTLLDPLFYIFLCSDARLELQRSLSCLGRGQNTRKKITLSTRATSFSAVSFNSQ, encoded by the exons ATGTCCAATGACAGTTGCAACCTCCCCTTGGACACGGACACATTTAGCCTAACCTGCATCTATGGCCTGATCTTTTCGTTGGGTCTCCCCAGCAACCTGCTGTCTCTCTGGGGACTGTATCATCTAGGCCGCTCAGGCAGTGGAGGCTGCCAGCTCGTCTACATCCtcaacctgctgctgtcagatctcctgcagctcctgacCCTGCCACTGTGGATACTTTATCTCCAAGGTGCACACCGTTGGCCCTATGGCCAGCTTACCTGTGAGCTGGTGGGTTACGTGTTTTACGTTAACGTCTACGCCAGCGTCATGTTCCTGTGCCTGATAGCGCTGGACCGCTTTCTGGCCATTGTCTACCCACTGAGCAGCCGCAGGGTGCGGACTGTCAGGGTGGCAGCGGTGGCTGGGGTTGTAGTTTGGACACTCACCTTCCTGTTCTGCCTGAGTGGGCTGCTGCCATCAGTGTTTGACTCTGACAGACTGCTGTGTCTGGAGAAATACCCCGTCAGCCCTGCATATGCCTACTTCAAGATCACCACTGTGGCCCTCGGATTTCTGTTGCCATGTGCCATACTAGG CTACACCTCAGCCCACATTGGGGTGACACTCCGGAGatctccttccctctctgaTCACGAGCGGCACAAAATCGTGGGCATTCTAGTCGTGATCACCGTCAACttcattgttgtgtttggaCCCTATCACCTTGTGTGTGGATACAGATTTGTGTCCTTGCTGCTGACTAATGAGCCATGTGGATTGGAGCGTTCCATTTTCTTCATCTATCGCCTATGTTACGGTCTGACCAGCCTCAACACCCTGCTGGATCCCCTCTTCTACATCTTCCTGTGCTCTGATGCCCGACTAGAGCTGCAAAGATCCCTGTCCTGTCTGGGAAGGGGGCAAAACACTCGTAAAAAGATCACTCTCAGTACCAGAGCTACCAGTTTCAGTGCAGTGAGTTTCAACTCTCAGTAA
- the LOC104937119 gene encoding UDP-glucuronosyltransferase 2B15: MIHILLTGLCFLLLRPTCSSGSKILVVPVDGSHWVNMEVLLRELHTRGHIITVLRSDKSWYIPSNSSIYTSINVSTLEDESDMNYYNKMLLNVIECRRAPSFMRTFSQQHLITSMLEKGHKILARMAAKMLDDPVFIKRLQDAEFDLMLTDPALTLGVLLGGYLKLPMVFNVRWVNSGEGHLTIAPSPVSYVPVSGSELGDQMTFLERIKNMLHHLYSVVEFHVVINSAYSDLFQRHFPPGTDLLSLQYAADIWLVRTNFVFEFPRPTMPNVVYIGGFQCKKASPLSDELEAFMQSSGEHGVVVMSLGTIVSALPPEVTESIAAAFAQLPQKVVWRFVGEKPSSLGNNTLLLKWLPQKDLLGHPKTRAFVAHGGTNGMYEAIYHGVPVLGLPLLFDQFDNVHRLKVRGAARVVEAKSLTKENFLEALKDILDTPSYRNNIQHLSQLHHNQPMSPMDTAIFWIEYVIRNKGAAHLQSAGFSLPWYSYYCVDVAVVFMALIGAFVWASVLVCRILCCRRSRRKMKVKSH; encoded by the coding sequence ATGATCCATATACTCCTGACAGGACTCTGCTTCCTGTTACTCAGGCCCACTTGTAGTAGTGGAAGCAAAATTCTGGTAGTGCCCGTTGATGGCAGCCACTGGGTCAACATGGAGGTGCTGCTCCGAGAGCTGCACACCAGAGGCCACATCATAACTGTGCTACGCTCTGACAAGAGCTGGTACATCCCCAGTAACTCTTCGATTTATACTTCTATCAATGTTTCCACGCTGGAGGATGAGTCAGACATGAACTACTACAATAAAATGCTCCTAAATGTTATCGAATGCCGCAGGGCACCGAGTTTCATGCGCACCTTTAGCCAACAGCACTTGATCACATCCATGTTGGAGAAAGGGCATAAGATCCTTGCCAGAATGGCGGCTAAAATGTTAGATGAccctgtttttattaaaagacTGCAAGATGCTGAGTTTGACTTAATGTTAACGGACCCTGCTCTGACTCTAGGAGTTCTTCTGGGTGGTTACCTCAAGCTGCCGATGGTTTTCAATGTGCGCTGGGTTAATAGTGGGGAGGGCCATCTCACCATAGCTCCCTCCCCTGTCTCCTATGTCCCTGTGTCAGGAAGTGAACTTGGTGATCAGATGACTTTTCTGGAAAGGATCAAGAATATGTTACATCATCTCTATAGTGTCGTTGAATTTCATGTAGTGATTAACTCTGCCTACTCAGATCTGTTCCAGCGTCACTTCCCTCCTGGAACTGACTTGCTGTCTTTGCAGTATGCAGCTGACATATGGCTGGTGAGGACAAATTTTGTCTTTGAGTTCCCTCGGCCCACCATGCCCAATGTGGTCTACATAGGGGGTTTCCAGTGCAAGAAGGCCAGTCCCCTCTCTGATGAGTTGGAGGCCTTCATGCAGAGCTCTGGTGAGCATGGGGTGGTGGTCATGTCTCTGGGGACGATCGTGTCAGCCCTGCCTCCTGAGGTCACAGAGTCCATTGCTGCTGCATTTGCTCAGCTCCCTCAGAAGGTAGTGTGGAGGTTTGTGGGTGAAAAGCCTTCATCCCTGGGAAACAACACTCTGCTGTTGAAGTGGCTACCTCAGAAAGACCTCCTAGGACACCCCAAGACTCGTGCCTTTGTCGCCCATGGAGGCACCAACGGCATGTATGAGGCCATTTACCACGGCGTTCCGGTTTTGGGCCTGCCTCTCCTCTTTGACCAGTTTGACAACGTACACAGGCTGAAGGTGCGTGGGGCAGCTCGGGTGGTGGAGGCCAAGTCACTCACCAAAGAAAACTTCCTGGAGGCTTTAAAGGACATCCTGGATACTCCCTCATACCGTAACAACATACAGCATCTCTCACAGCTACACCACAACCAGCCGATGTCTCCTATGGACACAGCCATCTTTTGGATTGAGTATGTCATCAGGAATAAAGGAGCAGCCCATCTGCAGTCAGCAGGTTTCAGTCTGCCTTGGTACTCCTACTACTGCGTAGATGTGGCTGTTGTATTTATGGCCCTCATCGGAGCCTTTGTCTGGGCTTCAGTCTTAGTCTGTAGGATTCTGTGCTGCCGACGATCCaggagaaaaatgaaagtgaaaagtcATTAG